One region of Candidatus Polarisedimenticolaceae bacterium genomic DNA includes:
- the polA gene encoding DNA polymerase I, giving the protein MDTVYLIDGTSQLFRAFFAIRNLSNAEGLPTNAVFGFTSMLRKLLNEERPAFVGVAWDLEGPTFRHDRFADYKAQRPPLPADLLPQFDYAKEVCNGFRIPALELPGYEADDLIATYARLASEAGFPVVVVASDKDLLQLVGDGITVLNPSKDLRLDAAGVAAQFGAPPDRVIDVLGLMGDAVDNIPGVPGVGEKTALSLIAAHGGMEAILERAKRFVAAFAARDTLLLALEAEGVPLDAPRGAFVDAAKALLEIDRDPDLPKRLREAIERASFPGELTGKDRKVLVKVLKDLDKGSQRRTWQAISENAPQALLSRELATVDRNVPVSFDPETMRVGAPDREHLATLFKTLGFRSLTAEFSDVAPKAAVEAAVVAAAEGAADYTAIMTLADLDRAVAACRAAGRIAVDTETNSTDPMQAKLVGMSLSWAPRQGVYIPIGHAYLGVPDQLDLDDVRLRLAPLLADPSIQKVGQNLKYDSHVLRRHGMQVAGWVLDTMVAAFLLEPDRQTFNMDALAAYYLGHETIKYTSLVGTGAKQITLDQVSVEHVAQYAAEDADVTRRLADVLAPKLVSAGVEEVWKAIDGPILPILIRMEAAGIRIDVEALRSLSREMDVALDQERRGIHALAGRPFNVDSPKQLREVLFGSLGLATGKKTAKSGEFSTDASTLEALAEEHEIARRLLAYRELSKLKGTYVDTLPGLVNRETGRVHTSYHPTGAATGRLSSSDPNLQNIPARSPVGLRIRSAFVPEPGWTFLASDYSQVELRVLAHLCGDEGLTAAFQAGEDIHRVTAAKVFGVAPDAVTDDMRRRAKAVNFGILYGMSETRLARDQGMTRPEARAFIAAYFDRFKNIKAYIEGVRTEAMREGQVRTLFGRLRAFPALRNRGHRGEVEQALRAAVNTTIQGTAADLMKLAMQRVDRALAENGLRSRMLLQVHDELLLEVPEDEIDTARALVREAMENVHPLRVPLAVDQKTGGDWREVT; this is encoded by the coding sequence GTGGACACGGTCTATCTCATCGACGGGACGTCGCAGCTCTTCCGCGCGTTCTTCGCCATCCGGAACCTCTCGAACGCCGAGGGGCTGCCGACGAACGCGGTCTTCGGCTTCACGTCGATGCTGCGAAAGCTGCTCAACGAAGAGAGGCCGGCGTTCGTCGGCGTCGCGTGGGATCTCGAGGGGCCGACCTTCCGGCACGATCGCTTTGCCGACTACAAGGCGCAGAGGCCGCCGCTCCCCGCCGATCTCCTGCCGCAGTTCGACTACGCGAAGGAGGTCTGCAACGGCTTCCGCATCCCGGCGCTCGAGCTTCCGGGGTACGAGGCCGACGACCTCATCGCGACCTACGCTCGGCTCGCGAGCGAGGCTGGGTTTCCGGTCGTCGTCGTGGCGTCCGACAAGGACCTGCTCCAGCTCGTCGGCGACGGGATCACGGTGCTCAACCCGTCGAAGGACCTGAGGCTCGACGCGGCGGGCGTGGCGGCGCAGTTCGGCGCGCCGCCGGATCGCGTGATCGACGTGCTGGGCCTGATGGGGGACGCCGTCGACAACATCCCCGGCGTTCCCGGCGTCGGGGAGAAGACGGCGCTCTCCCTGATCGCAGCGCACGGCGGCATGGAGGCGATCCTCGAGCGAGCGAAGCGGTTCGTTGCGGCGTTCGCGGCGAGGGACACGCTGCTCCTGGCGCTCGAAGCCGAGGGGGTCCCCCTCGATGCGCCGCGCGGCGCTTTCGTCGACGCTGCGAAGGCGCTCCTCGAGATCGACCGCGATCCGGATCTCCCGAAGCGCCTGCGTGAAGCGATCGAGCGTGCGTCGTTTCCGGGGGAGCTCACCGGCAAGGACCGCAAGGTGCTCGTCAAGGTCTTGAAGGATCTCGACAAGGGCTCGCAGCGGCGGACGTGGCAGGCGATCTCGGAGAACGCCCCGCAGGCGCTCCTCTCGCGCGAGCTGGCGACCGTCGATCGGAACGTTCCGGTGAGCTTCGATCCGGAGACGATGCGCGTCGGCGCCCCCGACCGTGAGCATCTCGCGACGCTGTTCAAGACGCTCGGGTTCCGGTCGCTCACCGCGGAGTTCTCCGATGTCGCGCCGAAAGCAGCCGTCGAAGCGGCGGTGGTCGCTGCCGCGGAGGGAGCGGCCGACTACACCGCGATCATGACCCTCGCCGATCTCGATCGCGCGGTCGCCGCGTGCCGCGCGGCTGGCCGGATCGCGGTCGACACCGAGACGAACTCGACCGATCCGATGCAGGCGAAGCTCGTCGGGATGTCGCTGTCGTGGGCACCGCGCCAGGGGGTCTACATTCCGATCGGGCACGCCTATCTCGGCGTGCCCGACCAGCTCGACCTCGACGACGTGCGACTGCGTCTCGCACCGCTGCTCGCGGATCCGTCGATCCAGAAGGTGGGGCAGAACCTCAAGTACGACAGCCATGTCCTACGCCGCCACGGGATGCAGGTCGCAGGGTGGGTGCTCGATACGATGGTCGCGGCGTTCCTCCTCGAGCCCGACCGGCAAACGTTCAACATGGATGCGCTCGCCGCGTACTACCTCGGCCACGAGACGATCAAGTACACGTCGCTCGTCGGCACGGGGGCCAAGCAGATCACGCTCGACCAGGTTTCGGTCGAGCACGTCGCGCAGTACGCCGCCGAGGACGCCGACGTCACGCGGCGTCTCGCCGACGTGCTTGCGCCCAAGCTCGTGTCGGCCGGCGTCGAGGAGGTCTGGAAGGCGATCGACGGGCCGATCCTCCCGATCCTCATCCGGATGGAGGCAGCGGGGATCCGCATCGACGTCGAGGCGCTGCGCTCCCTGTCCCGCGAGATGGACGTCGCGCTCGACCAGGAGCGCCGCGGCATCCACGCTCTCGCCGGCCGACCGTTCAACGTCGACTCGCCCAAGCAGCTCCGCGAGGTGCTGTTCGGCTCCCTGGGGCTCGCGACCGGCAAGAAGACAGCGAAGAGCGGAGAGTTCTCGACGGACGCGTCGACCCTGGAAGCGCTCGCCGAGGAGCACGAGATCGCCCGGCGCCTCCTCGCGTACCGCGAGCTGTCGAAGCTGAAGGGCACCTACGTCGATACCCTTCCGGGCCTCGTCAACCGCGAGACCGGCCGCGTCCACACGTCGTACCACCCGACCGGAGCGGCGACCGGGCGCCTGTCGTCGTCCGATCCGAACCTGCAGAACATCCCGGCGCGCTCGCCGGTCGGTCTCCGGATCCGGTCGGCGTTCGTCCCCGAGCCGGGCTGGACGTTCCTGGCTTCGGACTACTCTCAGGTCGAGCTGCGCGTCCTCGCCCACCTCTGCGGGGACGAGGGGCTCACCGCCGCGTTCCAGGCCGGGGAGGACATCCACCGCGTCACCGCGGCGAAGGTGTTCGGCGTCGCGCCCGACGCCGTCACCGACGACATGCGCCGGCGCGCCAAGGCGGTCAACTTCGGGATCCTCTATGGAATGTCCGAGACCCGTCTCGCGCGCGACCAGGGGATGACGCGCCCCGAGGCGCGCGCCTTCATCGCGGCCTACTTCGACCGCTTCAAGAACATCAAGGCGTACATCGAGGGGGTCCGCACCGAGGCGATGCGCGAGGGCCAGGTCCGGACACTGTTCGGGCGTCTCCGGGCGTTTCCGGCGCTCCGGAACCGCGGCCACCGCGGCGAGGTCGAGCAGGCCCTTCGGGCGGCGGTCAACACGACGATCCAAGGGACCGCGGCGGATCTCATGAAGCTGGCGATGCAGCGGGTCGACCGCGCGCTCGCCGAGAACGGGCTCCGGTCCCGCATGCTCCTCCAGGTGCACGACGAGCTCCTGCTCGAGGTGCCCGAGGACGAGATCGACACGGCCCGGGCCCTCGTGCGCGAGGCCATGGAGAACGTCCACCCGCTGCGGGTCCCGCTCGCGGTCGATCAGAAGACCGGAGGGGACTGGCGCGAGGTCACCTGA
- a CDS encoding ABC transporter permease subunit: MFRALFWKEWRQLALVRWGGIAIGVLLPLAFLAGAEMAKRGVLPTGSIDRYQPADVLYEIVPTAMAIALWPLIALMSAAQAIAGDRSAGTESFLLERPITRSSVWRARIASAAVNLVFVIVVTAGLGSLIAKVSAAPSQGWERWTQSILAGPAVAALAMLGGLIAASLIASPMAAVLGGAVLGALPALLAAQLIAGFPHATIGPVPLGLVLPVLLLPAYVVASWTASCRGEPAGRGRVKRGLLTTGSTLALIGGLFVVVAPVSVRARAARGWHAIELDRQGRSAFVGSSSEYGGGGGWLVDLASSRKTGFVPPPFRDVAFQPEGDLVAILTWSAPLGGETKRDRIELRQASTGRLERSIGTPGDEPVMAVGWVDRAVVVLITRNTTPNGHTYEVLAANPLSNDSWRSLGLVQSEWAAFTAPRHDGRLFLRTSGDLIDAGGVRRIRGYHLRPIEAGLRRIGEPISDASGKPIEFASWLAGLSPSGKLGTTATTVDLHSDRSGIAVTDLATGSVRVVDSSVNDEQWLSGDRLVWLENEGAGGSRVRLRSMGSDGKIVTLRAWRNAAVRIQVSPLGEAVYLSAHELAPGHGKALDPGDPEGTVPEHGILRVAEGKWFSINPACSEAEECTTTWASERTLARIGPGFLAFEDIDHPGVKRFVLGSEADLR, from the coding sequence ATGTTTAGAGCGCTCTTCTGGAAGGAATGGCGTCAGCTCGCGCTGGTGCGCTGGGGTGGGATCGCGATCGGCGTCTTGTTACCCCTTGCGTTCCTCGCCGGCGCGGAGATGGCGAAGCGCGGCGTGCTGCCGACGGGGAGCATCGACCGGTACCAACCCGCCGATGTGCTCTATGAAATCGTTCCAACCGCCATGGCCATCGCACTGTGGCCGCTCATCGCTCTTATGAGCGCGGCCCAGGCAATCGCCGGCGACCGCAGCGCCGGGACCGAGTCGTTCCTCCTCGAGCGTCCGATCACCCGCTCGAGCGTGTGGCGCGCAAGGATCGCCTCCGCGGCCGTGAACCTTGTCTTCGTCATCGTTGTGACCGCGGGTCTAGGTTCTCTCATCGCCAAAGTGTCCGCCGCGCCGTCCCAAGGTTGGGAGCGCTGGACCCAATCGATTCTCGCCGGTCCCGCGGTTGCCGCGCTCGCGATGCTCGGTGGATTGATCGCGGCATCTCTCATCGCCTCGCCGATGGCCGCGGTCCTCGGCGGGGCCGTTCTCGGCGCACTGCCGGCACTCCTCGCGGCTCAACTCATCGCGGGGTTTCCCCACGCGACGATCGGCCCCGTCCCTCTGGGCCTCGTGTTGCCCGTGCTGCTTCTGCCGGCCTACGTCGTCGCCTCGTGGACGGCCTCTTGCCGAGGAGAGCCGGCAGGACGAGGTCGGGTAAAGCGCGGCCTCCTCACGACGGGATCAACATTGGCCTTGATCGGTGGTCTCTTCGTCGTTGTCGCGCCGGTCTCAGTAAGGGCGCGAGCGGCTCGGGGTTGGCATGCCATCGAGCTCGATCGACAAGGACGATCTGCGTTCGTCGGCTCGTCGTCAGAGTACGGCGGCGGCGGCGGATGGCTCGTCGATCTCGCGTCCTCGCGAAAAACGGGGTTCGTGCCGCCTCCATTCCGTGACGTCGCGTTCCAACCCGAAGGAGACCTCGTCGCGATTCTCACCTGGTCCGCACCGCTCGGAGGAGAGACGAAGCGCGATAGGATCGAGCTGCGACAGGCTTCGACGGGACGGCTCGAACGTTCCATCGGCACTCCGGGCGACGAGCCCGTGATGGCGGTCGGCTGGGTCGATCGGGCTGTAGTGGTCCTCATCACCCGTAACACGACGCCGAACGGCCACACCTATGAGGTCCTGGCGGCGAATCCCTTGAGCAATGACTCCTGGCGGTCACTCGGCTTGGTCCAATCCGAATGGGCGGCCTTCACGGCGCCGCGGCACGATGGCCGGTTGTTCCTGCGCACGAGCGGCGACCTCATCGATGCGGGGGGCGTTCGAAGAATTCGCGGTTACCACCTGCGCCCGATCGAGGCCGGCCTCCGTCGAATCGGGGAACCGATCAGCGATGCGTCAGGAAAGCCGATCGAGTTCGCGAGCTGGTTGGCTGGGCTGTCTCCCAGCGGGAAGCTCGGAACCACCGCGACCACGGTGGATCTTCACTCCGATCGAAGTGGAATCGCCGTGACGGACCTAGCGACCGGATCGGTCCGGGTCGTCGATTCATCGGTGAACGATGAGCAGTGGCTTTCGGGAGACCGCCTGGTTTGGCTGGAGAACGAGGGTGCGGGGGGCAGTCGCGTACGTCTCCGATCGATGGGGAGCGATGGAAAGATCGTCACGCTCCGAGCTTGGCGCAACGCGGCTGTGCGCATTCAGGTGTCACCTCTCGGCGAGGCCGTCTATCTCAGCGCTCACGAGCTGGCCCCCGGGCACGGCAAGGCGCTCGATCCGGGCGATCCTGAAGGGACCGTCCCCGAACACGGCATTCTGAGGGTGGCGGAAGGAAAGTGGTTCTCCATCAATCCGGCGTGCAGTGAGGCCGAGGAGTGCACAACCACTTGGGCGAGTGAGAGAACCCTTGCCCGGATCGGGCCCGGGTTTCTCGCCTTCGAAGACATCGACCACCCGGGCGTCAAGCGCTTCGTCCTCGGGTCGGAGGCTGACCTCCGCTAG
- a CDS encoding ABC transporter ATP-binding protein: MSDPAVVFEKVTRRFGKTTALDGVVFDVPPGAVLGLIGRNGAGKTTALRLALGTLWPDTGRVRTLGLDPVTQGLEVRTRAALLSEESALYPWMTIAEIVAFASRLHPRWDPSIASRLSNDLDLDPTKKIKTLSRGTRAKVALLLAVAARPELLLLDDPTAGLDPLVRREVLDNILQSVADAGGSVIYASHLVHDVERVADRIVVLDGGKIRLAGELETLKAGIKRARAVFDDDAPRTTQGGWLDVQADGRVLTVTAEATDGELEASLRRLGARDITVEPLPLEEILVALLRGERAPEAAHV; encoded by the coding sequence ATGAGCGACCCGGCCGTCGTCTTCGAGAAGGTCACGCGCCGCTTCGGCAAGACCACGGCGCTCGACGGCGTCGTCTTCGACGTGCCGCCCGGCGCCGTCCTCGGCCTCATCGGAAGGAACGGCGCCGGCAAGACGACGGCGCTCCGCCTCGCCCTCGGCACGCTCTGGCCCGACACCGGCCGCGTTCGAACGCTCGGGCTCGACCCGGTCACGCAAGGTCTGGAAGTGAGAACGCGTGCCGCGCTTCTCTCAGAAGAGTCCGCGCTCTATCCGTGGATGACGATCGCCGAGATCGTCGCGTTCGCGTCGCGCCTCCATCCGCGCTGGGATCCTTCGATCGCCTCACGGTTGTCGAATGATCTCGACCTCGATCCCACGAAGAAGATCAAGACCCTTTCACGTGGAACGCGCGCGAAGGTCGCGCTTCTTCTCGCCGTCGCGGCTCGGCCTGAGCTGCTTCTCCTCGACGATCCGACGGCGGGACTCGATCCGCTCGTCCGCCGCGAAGTTCTCGACAACATCCTTCAGTCGGTCGCCGACGCCGGCGGCTCCGTCATCTACGCCTCGCATCTCGTCCACGACGTCGAGCGCGTCGCCGATCGCATCGTCGTCCTCGACGGCGGAAAGATCCGGCTCGCGGGCGAGCTCGAGACGCTGAAAGCCGGGATCAAGCGCGCCCGCGCCGTCTTTGACGACGACGCGCCGCGGACCACGCAAGGCGGATGGCTCGACGTCCAGGCCGACGGGCGCGTTCTCACCGTGACCGCGGAGGCGACCGACGGGGAGCTGGAAGCCTCATTACGAAGGCTCGGCGCGCGCGACATCACCGTCGAGCCCCTTCCTCTCGAAGAAATCCTCGTCGCGCTCCTGCGCGGCGAGCGCGCGCCGGAGGCCGCCCATGTTTAG
- a CDS encoding GntR family transcriptional regulator — MIPDLDPQSPVPLYLQIVEQVRRLVALGALKPGDRFLTVRELGTRARVNRNTAARAIAELERDGVVRTRVGQGTFIADGAPSMGKKERDAAIDAALDTLLVEAHALGIPDEELGWRLHRKIEHFARSRREAGKESA, encoded by the coding sequence ATGATTCCCGACCTCGACCCCCAGAGTCCCGTTCCGCTCTACCTGCAGATCGTGGAGCAGGTGAGGCGTCTCGTCGCCCTGGGCGCCCTCAAGCCCGGCGACCGCTTCCTCACCGTGCGCGAGCTCGGGACGCGGGCGCGCGTCAACCGGAACACCGCGGCACGTGCGATCGCCGAGCTCGAGCGGGACGGCGTGGTGAGGACGCGCGTGGGGCAGGGGACGTTCATCGCCGACGGCGCGCCGTCGATGGGCAAGAAGGAGCGTGACGCCGCGATCGACGCCGCGCTCGACACGCTCCTCGTCGAGGCCCACGCGCTCGGCATTCCCGACGAGGAGCTCGGCTGGCGTCTCCATCGGAAGATCGAGCACTTCGCCCGCTCGCGACGAGAGGCGGGGAAGGAGTCCGCATGA
- a CDS encoding type II secretion system protein GspG, with amino-acid sequence MKAALILGLLLAAVPQPSIPTDAERARWTMDDMRTLATAIEAYAVDHKTYPVGSSLAAIVATIEPIYVSKAPTRDAWGHDFLYTCKDGQAYTIVSTGADGVADPASWSRPAKLDAFTEDAVLTSGKMDRSWAYR; translated from the coding sequence ATGAAAGCTGCCCTGATCCTCGGCCTTCTTCTGGCGGCAGTCCCGCAACCATCCATTCCAACCGATGCCGAGCGCGCCCGATGGACGATGGACGACATGCGCACTCTCGCCACCGCGATCGAGGCCTACGCGGTCGACCACAAGACCTACCCGGTCGGCAGCTCGCTCGCCGCGATCGTCGCCACGATCGAACCGATCTACGTGAGCAAAGCGCCGACGCGCGACGCGTGGGGCCACGACTTCCTCTACACCTGCAAGGACGGTCAGGCCTACACGATCGTCAGCACCGGCGCCGACGGCGTCGCCGATCCGGCAAGCTGGTCCCGCCCTGCAAAGCTCGACGCGTTCACCGAAGACGCGGTCCTCACGTCCGGCAAGATGGATCGTTCCTGGGCGTATCGCTGA
- a CDS encoding ATP-dependent DNA helicase encodes MASSDFFAPGGGLASVHPTYEHREGQSKMAQAVARILEDGGRLMVEAGTGTGKTFAYLIPAIASGRRIVVSTGTRNLQDQIFRKDLPFLSERAGLKVSACLMKGRDNYLCRTRFDAFAHEPLLEVRDERRFLPVLAAWSRTTDSGDRAEVAELPDDLRFWRDINARADTCTGSKCPEYEMCWLTKVKRRAQQAQIVVVNHHLFFADLAVRSAYGAVLPDYDTVIFDEAHQLEEIATLYFGTTVSANQIEELARDVERAAAKSGGPAKGGGGASVLRDAARTFFAPVKDALRSASGRQRFEPPSRGGVDLDEEWLTLSRALDDVADPKFEAVEQRARDLKDTIAGVIKRDAPGYVYGMEARGRGNVILSAAPIEVGNLLETSLFDRLHACVLTSATLSVGGSFDFFKKRLGLSDVETMVVESPFDHARQAVLYLPKAMPEPREPAFFARAMAEIESLLALTDGRAFLLFTSHQALARATEHLQRSGRWPLLVQGEGSKVALVERFKATPRAVLLGTSSFWHGVDVPGEALSLVVIDKLPFDVPTDPLVAARIERIRENEGNPFAEYQTPMAVLDLKQGLGRLLRSRGDRGILAVLDPRLLTKSYGKTFLKSLPPFPVVRELTAAENFFKTA; translated from the coding sequence ATGGCGTCGTCCGACTTCTTCGCGCCCGGAGGCGGCCTCGCCTCCGTGCACCCGACGTACGAGCACCGGGAAGGCCAGTCGAAGATGGCCCAGGCGGTCGCCCGCATCCTCGAGGACGGCGGCCGTCTCATGGTCGAGGCGGGAACCGGTACGGGGAAGACGTTCGCGTATCTCATCCCGGCGATCGCGTCGGGGCGGCGGATCGTCGTCTCGACCGGGACGCGGAACCTCCAGGACCAGATCTTCCGGAAGGATTTGCCGTTCCTGAGCGAACGCGCGGGGCTCAAGGTCTCCGCGTGCCTCATGAAGGGCCGCGACAACTACCTTTGCCGGACGCGCTTCGACGCGTTCGCGCACGAGCCCCTCCTCGAGGTCCGGGACGAGCGCCGCTTCCTGCCGGTGCTCGCGGCGTGGAGCCGGACGACCGACAGCGGCGACCGGGCGGAGGTCGCCGAGCTTCCCGACGATCTCCGCTTCTGGCGCGACATCAACGCGCGCGCGGACACCTGCACCGGCTCGAAGTGCCCCGAATACGAGATGTGCTGGCTGACGAAGGTGAAGCGCCGCGCGCAGCAGGCGCAGATCGTCGTCGTCAACCACCATCTCTTCTTCGCCGATCTCGCCGTGCGGAGCGCGTACGGCGCGGTGCTCCCCGACTACGACACGGTCATCTTCGACGAGGCGCATCAGCTCGAGGAGATCGCCACGCTCTACTTCGGCACGACCGTGTCGGCGAACCAGATCGAGGAGCTGGCGCGCGACGTCGAACGGGCGGCGGCGAAGTCAGGCGGGCCGGCGAAGGGCGGAGGCGGAGCGTCGGTTCTCCGCGACGCGGCGCGGACCTTCTTCGCGCCGGTCAAGGATGCGCTGAGAAGCGCCTCGGGGCGCCAGCGCTTCGAGCCGCCGAGCCGCGGCGGCGTCGATCTCGACGAGGAGTGGCTCACGCTCTCTCGGGCGCTCGACGACGTCGCCGATCCGAAGTTCGAGGCGGTCGAGCAGCGCGCCCGCGACCTCAAGGACACGATCGCCGGCGTGATCAAGCGCGACGCGCCCGGCTACGTCTACGGCATGGAGGCGAGGGGGCGCGGCAACGTGATCCTCTCGGCGGCGCCGATCGAGGTCGGCAACCTTCTCGAGACATCGCTCTTCGATCGTCTCCACGCCTGCGTGCTCACGTCGGCGACGCTCTCCGTCGGCGGCTCGTTCGACTTCTTCAAGAAGCGGCTCGGCTTGAGCGACGTGGAAACCATGGTGGTCGAGTCGCCGTTCGACCATGCGCGCCAGGCGGTGCTCTACCTGCCGAAGGCGATGCCGGAGCCGCGCGAGCCCGCGTTCTTCGCACGCGCGATGGCCGAGATCGAATCGCTGCTCGCCCTCACCGACGGACGCGCGTTCCTCCTCTTCACGAGCCACCAGGCGCTCGCGCGCGCGACCGAGCACCTCCAGCGTTCCGGCCGGTGGCCCCTCCTCGTCCAGGGGGAGGGGAGCAAGGTCGCCCTCGTCGAGCGCTTCAAGGCGACGCCGCGCGCCGTCCTCCTCGGCACGAGCTCCTTCTGGCACGGCGTCGACGTCCCGGGCGAGGCGCTCTCGCTCGTCGTCATCGACAAGCTGCCGTTCGACGTGCCGACCGACCCGCTCGTCGCCGCGCGCATCGAGCGCATCCGCGAGAACGAGGGGAACCCCTTCGCCGAGTACCAGACGCCGATGGCGGTCCTCGACCTGAAGCAGGGTCTCGGCCGTTTGCTCCGCAGCCGCGGCGACCGGGGAATCCTCGCCGTCCTCGACCCTCGCCTGCTCACGAAGTCCTACGGGAAGACCTTCCTCAAGTCCCTTCCGCCCTTCCCCGTCGTTCGGGAACTGACTGCCGCCGAAAATTTCTTCAAGACCGCTTGA
- the glyA gene encoding serine hydroxymethyltransferase, giving the protein MSDPTKSLRAQDPAVADAILHETERQSKGLELIASENFVSEAVLEAAGSVFTNKYAEGYPGRRYYGGCEFTDVVERLAIDRAKQLFGAEHANVQPHSGSQANQAVYMTALQPGDTVLGMDLSHGGHLTHGHPLNLSGKLYKFVAYGVRKEDERLDYDRLDELAKEHKPKLIVCGASAYPRTIHFDKIAAIAHAHGAKVMADMAHIAGLVATGHHPSPVPHCDFVTTTTHKTLRGPRAGLVLCKAEHAKELDKVVFPGIQGGPLVHIVAAKAVAFGEALDPSFKVYIGRVVANAARLAAAVASHGYRLVSGGTDNHLFLMDVFSRSITGKVAEKALEKAAITVNKNTIPFDTNSPMVASGIRIGTAAVTTRGMGEPEMDQIAALIARALDARDDEAALKHLAGEVEALTARFPLYASRLPARA; this is encoded by the coding sequence ATGAGCGACCCGACGAAGAGCCTCCGCGCGCAAGACCCCGCCGTCGCCGACGCGATCCTCCACGAGACCGAGCGCCAGTCGAAGGGGCTCGAGCTCATCGCCTCCGAGAACTTCGTGAGCGAAGCGGTGCTCGAGGCCGCGGGCTCGGTCTTCACGAACAAGTACGCCGAGGGATATCCCGGGCGGCGCTACTACGGCGGCTGCGAGTTCACCGACGTCGTCGAGCGGCTCGCGATCGATCGCGCGAAGCAGCTCTTCGGCGCGGAGCACGCGAACGTACAACCGCACTCCGGCAGCCAGGCGAACCAGGCGGTTTACATGACGGCGCTCCAGCCGGGGGACACGGTGCTCGGCATGGACCTCTCCCACGGCGGCCACCTGACGCACGGCCATCCGCTCAACCTCTCGGGAAAGCTCTACAAGTTCGTCGCCTACGGCGTCCGCAAGGAGGACGAACGGCTCGACTACGACCGGCTCGATGAGCTTGCCAAGGAGCACAAGCCGAAGCTGATCGTCTGCGGCGCCTCCGCGTACCCGCGGACGATCCACTTCGACAAGATCGCCGCGATCGCGCACGCGCACGGCGCCAAGGTCATGGCCGACATGGCGCACATCGCGGGGCTCGTCGCGACGGGCCACCACCCGAGCCCGGTCCCGCACTGCGACTTCGTCACCACGACGACGCATAAGACTCTGCGCGGACCGCGCGCCGGCCTCGTCCTCTGCAAAGCGGAGCACGCCAAGGAGCTGGACAAGGTCGTCTTCCCCGGCATCCAGGGCGGCCCGCTCGTCCACATCGTCGCCGCGAAGGCGGTCGCCTTCGGCGAGGCGCTCGATCCGTCGTTCAAGGTCTACATCGGGCGCGTCGTCGCGAACGCTGCGCGTCTCGCCGCGGCAGTCGCCTCGCACGGTTACCGACTCGTCTCCGGCGGCACCGACAACCACCTCTTCCTGATGGACGTCTTCTCGAGGTCGATCACCGGCAAGGTCGCCGAGAAGGCGCTCGAGAAGGCCGCGATCACCGTCAACAAGAACACGATCCCGTTCGACACGAACTCGCCGATGGTCGCGAGCGGGATCCGGATCGGGACCGCCGCCGTGACGACACGCGGGATGGGCGAGCCCGAGATGGACCAGATTGCCGCGTTGATCGCCCGAGCGCTCGACGCGAGGGACGACGAGGCGGCGCTCAAACATCTCGCCGGCGAGGTCGAGGCGCTCACCGCCCGGTTCCCGCTCTACGCGTCGCGGCTTCCCGCGCGGGCCTGA
- the rpiB gene encoding ribose 5-phosphate isomerase B, with translation MKIAAGADHAGFEAKEQLKKWLVAHGHEVDDHGTDGLASVDYPDFAARVARAVVQGRAELGLLICGTGIGMSIAANKVRGIRAAHCTDPYQGRVARQHNDANIICLGGRVSGMGVMEDTLEAFLTHTFEGGRHARRTEKIAQLQETP, from the coding sequence ATGAAGATCGCGGCGGGGGCCGATCACGCGGGGTTCGAAGCGAAAGAGCAGCTCAAGAAGTGGCTCGTGGCGCACGGTCACGAGGTCGACGATCACGGCACCGACGGGCTCGCGTCGGTCGATTACCCGGACTTCGCGGCACGCGTGGCGCGCGCGGTCGTCCAGGGCCGCGCGGAGCTCGGCCTCCTCATCTGCGGCACGGGCATCGGCATGTCGATCGCCGCGAACAAAGTCCGCGGGATCCGCGCCGCGCACTGCACCGACCCTTATCAAGGCCGCGTCGCGCGCCAGCACAACGACGCCAACATCATCTGCCTCGGCGGACGCGTCTCGGGGATGGGCGTCATGGAAGACACGCTCGAGGCGTTCCTCACCCACACCTTCGAGGGCGGCCGGCACGCTCGTCGAACGGAGAAGATCGCCCAGCTTCAGGAGACCCCATGA